One Belonocnema kinseyi isolate 2016_QV_RU_SX_M_011 chromosome 6, B_treatae_v1, whole genome shotgun sequence genomic region harbors:
- the LOC117174468 gene encoding probable tRNA (guanine(26)-N(2))-dimethyltransferase, with protein sequence MENKDVVMESEEKNTNILKEGKAEILVQEKNVFYNPVQEFNRDLSIAVLSLFAEDKNGVVNTKNIVIKETIKEDKEPSELKTQDGIRVLEALSATGLRSIRYAKEVKGIKCIVANDIATRAIEAIKKNIAHNGVENIVIPSHEDATMVMYQNRKTRFDAIDLDPYGCPSIFLDGAVQSVSEGGLLLVTATDMAVLAGNSPETCYVKYGAVSLKSKACHEIALRILLQHISAHAGRYGRYIQPLLSVSADFYIRVFVRVFTGQKKCKENTTRLGMLYQCHGCESMTIQPLGIKSPSGGFKLPGVPIVDQHCKYCQHKHHVGGPLWLDPLHDQNFVSRLLCKVEEMELGTLKRIQGVLNVVREELDCPLYYTLDRLMSIVRCDTPSMVLFRSAVLNAGYRVSYSHANKISIKTDAPNDVIWDIVRAWEKEHPAKRDRLDKKSPALAILTKESVTQVSFTLHPDANPVSRQKRLSRFPLNPESNWGPGTKSCTMINREKAHLKRKRNQNKNEQNKKKAEEEDITENVVSESKESVEESKLEA encoded by the exons taTTGCAGTTTTATCTTTGTTTGCGGAAGATAAAAATGGTGTGGTCAATacgaaaaatattgtaattaaagAAACTATAAAAGAAGATAAGGAGCCATCAGAGTTAAAAACGcaa gatgGAATTAGGGTATTAGAAGCATTATCTGCAACTGGTTTGCGTAGTATAAGATACGCAAAAGAAGTAAAAGGCATAAAATGTATCGTGGCAAACGATATTGCAACTAGAGCAATcgaggcaattaaaaaaaatattgcacatAATGGAGTGGAAAATATTGTGATACCGAGCCATGAAGATGCAAc AATGGTCATGTATCAAAATAGAAAAACTCGTTTCGACGCTATCGATTTAGATCCCTACGGATGCCCCTCGATATTTCTCGACGGGGCGGTTCAATCTGTTTCTGAGGGAGGATTGCTTTTGGTAACAGCGACCGATATGGCAGTTTTAGCAGGAAATTCGCCAGAAACTTGCTACGTCAAATACGGAGCAGTGTCTTTAAAATCGAAAGCCTGCCATGAAATA GCTCTGCGAATTTTATTGCAACATATTTCAGCCCACGCGGGACGATACGGTCGTTACATCCAACCACTTCTTTCTGTAAGTGCCGATTTTTACATCAGAGTTTTCGTGCGAGTTTTTACTGGGCagaaaaaatgtaaggaaaataCAACGAGATTGGGAATGCTTTATCAATGTCATGGATGTGAAAGTATGACGATTCAACCATTGGGTATAAAATCGCCGTCTGGAGGTTTCAAGTTACCTGGGGTACCAATTGTGGATCAGCATTGCAAATATTGCCAGCATAAGCATCAT GTTGGCGGCCCCTTGTGGCTGGATCCTTTGCATGACCAAAATTTCGTTTCGAGACTTTTGTGTAAAGTGGAGGAAATGGAATTGGGAACATTGAAAAGGATACAAGGAGTTTTAAATGTTGTGAGAGAAGAACTTGACTGCCCTCTGTATTATACTCTTGACCGATTG atGTCTATTGTGAGGTGTGACACGCCATCTATGGTTTTATTTAGATCAGCGGTATTGAATGCAGGATACAGAGTCTCGTATTCACAtgctaataaaatttcaataaagactGATGCGCCTAATGATGTAATTTGGGACATTGTTCGAGCTTGGGAAAAG GAGCATCCCGCAAAAAGGGACAGGTTGGATAAAAAAAGTCCAGCCCTTGCGATTTTGACTAAAGAATCCGTCACACAAGTTTCGTTCACACTTCATCCCGATGCAAATCCTGTTTCTCGACAGAAACGCTTGTCACGTTTTCCATTAAATCCAGAATCTAATTGGGGACCTGGGACGAAATCCTGCACAAT gATCAACAGGGAAAAAGCGCATTTGAAAAGAAAgcgaaatcaaaataaaaacgaGCAAAACAAGAAAAAAGCGGAAGAAGAGGACATTACTGAAAATGTAGTTAGCGAAAGTAAAGAAAGCGTAGAAGAATCGAAATTGGAAGCTTAA